In Paenibacillus ihbetae, the following are encoded in one genomic region:
- a CDS encoding cytochrome P450, producing the protein METSRPIPKEEGIDNSLSVLREGYLYVTNRAIGFQSDIFETRLLGERAICMRGEEAAKLLYDGEKFQRHGAAPKRVLKSLFGENGVQTLDGEDHRHRKAMFMSIMNRDGLLAMREITRKQWKLAVERFEELEQIVIYDEAKELLCRAACEWAGIPISGEEVKEKTGWLGTMMESAAAIGIKHRRGRMARSKAERWLEGLVLDVREGRIQPADGTALSVFSKHRDLAGNMLDPKIAAVELLNILRPIVAVAVYVCFTALAVIQHPEERAKLMSSEEDKLQHFIQEVRRFYPFFPFVPARAIRDFTWKGYEFNEGVLTLLDLYGTNHDPKQWDQPELFKPDRFKDWNGSPFSFIPQGGGDHDSGHRCAGEWITLEIMKESADVLANWIRYEVPAQDLSFRFHDMPSLPHSRIIIRNVKRLKP; encoded by the coding sequence ATGGAAACATCAAGACCGATTCCAAAAGAAGAAGGCATCGACAATAGCTTAAGCGTGCTCCGCGAAGGTTATCTCTACGTAACCAACCGGGCAATCGGCTTTCAATCCGACATATTCGAAACACGGCTCTTAGGCGAACGGGCCATCTGTATGCGAGGCGAAGAGGCGGCCAAGCTTTTGTACGACGGGGAGAAATTTCAGCGGCATGGCGCGGCACCTAAGCGTGTGCTGAAATCCTTGTTCGGTGAAAACGGCGTGCAGACCCTTGACGGTGAAGATCACCGGCATCGAAAAGCAATGTTCATGTCCATTATGAACCGTGATGGCCTTTTGGCCATGCGTGAAATCACCCGGAAGCAGTGGAAGCTTGCCGTCGAACGTTTTGAGGAGCTGGAGCAGATTGTGATCTACGATGAAGCCAAGGAGCTTCTTTGCCGTGCTGCCTGCGAATGGGCGGGCATTCCCATTTCCGGGGAGGAGGTGAAGGAGAAGACGGGATGGCTCGGTACCATGATGGAGTCCGCGGCTGCAATAGGCATCAAGCATCGGCGAGGAAGAATGGCCCGCTCCAAGGCGGAGCGGTGGCTGGAAGGCTTGGTGCTGGACGTCCGCGAAGGCCGAATTCAGCCTGCCGACGGAACAGCCCTTTCGGTCTTTTCCAAGCATCGGGATCTGGCCGGCAACATGCTGGACCCCAAGATCGCAGCGGTCGAACTCCTGAACATCCTGCGTCCGATCGTAGCCGTTGCCGTCTATGTCTGCTTTACGGCTCTTGCTGTCATTCAGCATCCGGAGGAGCGCGCGAAATTGATGTCCTCCGAGGAGGACAAGCTTCAGCATTTTATTCAAGAGGTGCGAAGATTCTATCCATTCTTCCCCTTTGTTCCCGCCCGTGCGATCCGGGATTTTACTTGGAAGGGCTATGAATTTAACGAGGGTGTGCTCACGCTCCTTGACCTGTATGGAACGAATCATGATCCTAAGCAGTGGGACCAGCCCGAGCTGTTCAAGCCGGATCGGTTCAAGGATTGGAACGGAAGCCCGTTCAGCTTTATTCCGCAAGGCGGCGGAGATCATGATTCCGGTCACCGCTGCGCCGGCGAATGGATTACGCTCGAGATTATGAAGGAGAGCGCGGACGTTCTGGCTAACTGGATTCGGTATGAGGTGCCTGCGCAGGATCTCAGCTTCCGTTTTCATGACATGCCGTCTCTGCCGCACAGCCGCATCATCATCCGCAACGTCAAGCGTTTAAAGCCGTAA
- a CDS encoding aldo/keto reductase has product MKTIKLGNSSLEVPVVAVGCMRINSLDKAEAERFVQTALEEGANFFDHADIYGGGDCEEIFSEAIHMSASVREQIILQSKCGIRQGMFDFSKEHILNSVDGILKRLKTEYLDVLLLHRPDALVEPEEVAEAFDQLERSGKVRHFGVSNQNPMQIQLLKKAVKQPIVANQLQLSITNATMISSGINVNMENESAVNRDGSVLDFCRLHDITIQPWSPFQYGFFEGVFLGSDKFPELNQQIDEIADKYGVNGTTIAIAWLLRHPARMQPVIGTMNVDRLKDCIKASDIVLTREEWYAIYRAAGNILP; this is encoded by the coding sequence TTGAAAACGATTAAACTTGGAAACAGTTCGCTTGAAGTACCTGTCGTAGCCGTCGGTTGTATGCGTATAAATTCGCTGGATAAAGCGGAGGCCGAGCGTTTTGTTCAAACGGCGCTTGAGGAAGGGGCCAACTTTTTCGACCATGCCGACATCTACGGCGGCGGAGACTGCGAGGAAATCTTCTCCGAAGCGATACATATGAGCGCGAGCGTCCGCGAGCAAATCATCCTGCAGTCGAAATGCGGGATTCGTCAAGGAATGTTTGACTTCTCGAAAGAGCATATTCTGAATTCAGTTGACGGCATTTTGAAAAGATTGAAAACCGAATACCTCGATGTGCTGCTCCTGCACCGTCCGGATGCCCTTGTTGAACCGGAGGAGGTTGCCGAAGCTTTTGATCAGCTTGAGCGTTCGGGCAAGGTAAGACACTTCGGTGTGTCCAATCAAAACCCGATGCAGATTCAGCTGCTGAAAAAAGCGGTGAAGCAGCCGATCGTGGCTAACCAGCTTCAGCTCAGCATCACAAATGCTACGATGATCTCAAGCGGAATCAACGTGAACATGGAGAATGAATCCGCCGTCAACCGCGACGGAAGCGTGCTGGATTTCTGCAGGCTGCATGATATTACGATTCAGCCGTGGTCCCCATTCCAATACGGATTTTTCGAAGGGGTATTCTTGGGAAGCGACAAATTCCCTGAGCTGAATCAGCAGATCGATGAAATTGCAGATAAATACGGCGTAAACGGTACAACCATCGCCATCGCGTGGCTGCTTCGCCACCCTGCCCGTATGCAGCCTGTGATCGGGACGATGAATGTCGATCGCTTAAAGGATTGCATCAAGGCGAGCGATATCGTGCTGACGCGCGAGGAATGGTATGCGATCTACCGCGCGGCAGGCAACATCCTTCCTTAA
- a CDS encoding MFS transporter codes for MPKLQERSGRKQELPKIQKYIDSPVLQERLYKRTLIIVILSQIFGGAGLAAGLTVGALLAQEMLKTDSYAGIPAALITVGSAFGAWYVGRLSQRFGRGPGLATGFLAGGIGAIGVIIAASLQNIILLFASLLIYGVGTATNLQARYAGTDLAKPSQRASAVSAAMVSTTFGAVAGPNLVNVMGRAAESIGVPALAGPFILAAAAFILAGLVLLVLLRPDPYAIAQAIAQANRTNAGTASDSTPADGNKRGLVVGTAVMILTQVVMISIMTMTPVHMKHHGHGLGAVGLVIGIHIGAMYLPSLITGYLVDKVGRLAMSIASGMVLLISGILAAFAPADSLMLLILALALLGVGWNLGLISGTAMIVDATHPTTRAKTQGTIDVLIALAGASGGALSGVVAASTSYSTLSLAGGLLSLVLIPVCLGSIKLGKTAAQSGKSA; via the coding sequence ATGCCGAAATTACAGGAACGTTCCGGAAGAAAGCAAGAACTACCAAAGATTCAGAAATACATAGATTCTCCCGTTCTTCAGGAACGGCTGTACAAGCGAACGCTTATCATCGTAATCCTGTCGCAAATCTTCGGGGGGGCGGGACTCGCGGCAGGCTTGACCGTCGGAGCGCTGCTTGCCCAGGAAATGCTTAAAACCGATAGCTATGCGGGAATTCCAGCCGCGCTGATTACGGTAGGCTCCGCATTTGGTGCCTGGTATGTCGGTCGGCTTAGCCAGCGCTTCGGACGGGGGCCGGGTCTCGCTACAGGGTTCCTTGCCGGCGGGATCGGAGCCATCGGGGTCATCATTGCAGCGTCCTTACAGAACATCATTCTGCTGTTTGCTTCGCTGCTGATCTATGGCGTAGGCACCGCCACCAATTTGCAGGCAAGATATGCAGGAACGGATTTGGCAAAGCCATCCCAGCGCGCATCGGCTGTCAGCGCGGCGATGGTATCGACTACATTCGGCGCCGTCGCAGGGCCCAATCTGGTCAATGTCATGGGTCGGGCCGCTGAATCAATCGGCGTGCCGGCTTTAGCGGGGCCTTTTATTCTAGCGGCTGCGGCATTCATTCTGGCGGGCTTGGTGCTGCTGGTATTGCTTCGTCCCGACCCTTACGCTATAGCGCAGGCGATCGCTCAAGCGAACCGCACCAACGCCGGGACAGCTTCGGATTCGACTCCTGCGGACGGGAACAAGCGCGGGCTCGTAGTGGGAACAGCCGTGATGATCCTGACTCAAGTGGTGATGATCTCCATCATGACCATGACGCCGGTGCACATGAAGCATCACGGTCACGGACTCGGCGCTGTCGGTTTAGTCATCGGCATCCATATCGGGGCCATGTATCTTCCGTCGCTCATTACCGGCTATCTCGTGGATAAAGTGGGACGGCTTGCCATGTCCATCGCATCCGGCATGGTCCTGTTGATCTCCGGAATATTAGCTGCGTTTGCGCCGGCCGATTCGCTCATGCTGCTCATCCTTGCCCTCGCCTTGCTTGGCGTGGGCTGGAACCTGGGCTTGATCAGCGGAACGGCGATGATCGTTGACGCTACGCATCCAACTACCCGGGCTAAGACGCAGGGAACGATTGATGTGCTGATTGCCCTTGCCGGCGCTTCGGGCGGCGCGCTGTCTGGCGTGGTCGCAGCCAGCACGAGCTACAGCACGCTGTCGCTGGCTGGAGGCTTGCTATCGCTGGTATTGATCCCAGTCTGCCTGGGATCAATCAAGCTGGGTAAAACGGCGGCGCAATCCGGCAAGAGCGCTTAA
- a CDS encoding glycosyltransferase: MKASRPEATDRQGVSIITCTNRRSYIQNLFANFNRQSCGPKELIVIINHNGIPLEPYKQLAARQGNIRIYRLPEHHTLGACLNYAIGKAKYGIIAKFDDDDYYAPRYIADSLQTLRRSKADVLGKRSHYMYLNGSKTLILRFPFAENRPASKLPGATLIIRKEVFNHVRFPHQNVGEDDLFCLRSKRKGFKVYSGNKYHFAAVRRKNSANHTWIISDSELLANHKQIPGVHNYKRYVQQKQAVH; the protein is encoded by the coding sequence ATGAAGGCAAGCAGGCCAGAAGCAACAGATCGGCAGGGTGTTTCCATCATCACCTGCACGAACCGCCGCAGCTATATCCAAAATTTGTTCGCTAATTTTAATCGGCAGTCTTGTGGGCCTAAGGAACTTATCGTCATTATCAACCATAATGGCATTCCCCTTGAACCTTATAAGCAATTGGCTGCCCGTCAAGGAAACATTCGCATATACCGCCTTCCTGAGCATCACACTCTGGGCGCATGCTTGAATTACGCCATAGGCAAGGCGAAATACGGCATCATTGCTAAATTCGACGATGATGATTATTACGCGCCGCGTTATATCGCGGACAGCCTGCAGACTTTGAGAAGATCCAAAGCCGATGTTCTGGGGAAACGTTCGCATTACATGTATCTGAACGGCTCGAAAACGCTGATCCTTCGTTTTCCGTTTGCCGAGAACCGTCCGGCGTCCAAGCTGCCGGGTGCTACGCTCATCATAAGAAAAGAAGTGTTTAACCACGTGCGCTTTCCGCACCAAAACGTTGGGGAAGACGACCTGTTTTGCCTAAGGAGCAAACGAAAGGGCTTCAAGGTATACTCAGGGAACAAATATCATTTTGCTGCAGTCCGACGAAAAAACTCCGCCAATCATACGTGGATCATCAGCGACAGCGAGCTGCTGGCCAATCACAAACAAATCCCGGGCGTTCATAACTACAAAAGGTACGTACAGCAAAAACAGGCGGTGCACTAA
- a CDS encoding glycosyltransferase family 2 protein — MTNPGVSVITCTKRAECLNRLLANFNRQKYDNKELIIILNHDSLKLPIYLEAAKKYRNIRVYRKPERMSLGSCLNFGVQVSKFSYIAKFDDDDYYASGYLAEGMRAMIKKGADIVGKRAHFMQLDGHQTVLCRYGNMANREVPIVQGATLLANRRVFRHIRFPDQNRSECVRFCAAAAAKGYRIYATSPYNFLAQRRRNSRNHTWIISDKELMSRNARQLTVPNIRTFVSRG, encoded by the coding sequence ATGACGAATCCCGGAGTCTCCGTTATTACTTGCACGAAGCGGGCGGAATGCCTGAATCGGCTTTTGGCCAATTTCAACAGGCAGAAGTACGATAACAAAGAGCTCATCATCATTTTGAATCACGACAGCCTGAAGCTGCCTATATACCTGGAAGCCGCTAAGAAGTATCGCAATATCCGCGTCTACCGCAAGCCTGAGCGAATGTCCTTGGGAAGCTGCCTGAATTTTGGCGTTCAAGTATCGAAGTTTAGCTATATCGCTAAATTTGATGATGACGATTATTATGCTTCGGGGTATCTCGCGGAGGGAATGCGGGCAATGATCAAAAAGGGTGCTGACATTGTCGGCAAAAGAGCCCATTTCATGCAGCTTGACGGTCATCAGACCGTTCTCTGCCGCTATGGGAACATGGCGAATCGCGAAGTTCCCATCGTGCAGGGAGCAACGCTGCTCGCGAACCGCCGCGTCTTCCGCCATATCCGGTTTCCCGATCAAAACCGCAGCGAATGCGTTAGATTTTGTGCAGCGGCGGCTGCGAAGGGATATCGAATTTACGCGACCAGTCCATACAACTTCCTGGCACAGCGGCGCCGCAATTCCCGGAATCATACCTGGATCATCAGCGACAAAGAGCTTATGTCCCGAAATGCCAGACAGTTAACCGTGCCTAACATCCGCACATTCGTAAGCCGAGGTTAA
- a CDS encoding YwiC-like family protein has translation MNRSKIVIPREHGGWAMLIVPYMIGMAAAKPTILHAPLFLAWLLLYFASYPLLQSLKRRRQTSEVYWGIGYAAAGAGFLIPVIWHDPWMLWLAPVLLALITVNIWHVVRRKERALLNDLCAILLFCTGGAAAYMLGGGTVGKELAVVVLVNAVYFAGTVFFVKSVFRERKNKRYSVYSRVYHLAALAVPPILGLPWLTAAFLFPLSRSLLYSGKVIKPMKVGIIEIIGSVQFLGIGMMVLSS, from the coding sequence ATGAACCGATCGAAGATCGTTATACCGCGGGAACACGGAGGATGGGCGATGCTCATCGTACCCTATATGATCGGAATGGCGGCGGCGAAGCCAACGATTTTGCATGCTCCGCTGTTTCTGGCTTGGCTGCTGCTCTATTTCGCTTCGTATCCGCTGTTACAGTCGCTCAAGAGGAGGAGACAAACCTCGGAGGTGTATTGGGGAATCGGATATGCTGCTGCCGGAGCGGGATTTCTCATCCCCGTCATCTGGCATGATCCGTGGATGCTATGGCTCGCTCCGGTGCTGCTTGCATTGATCACCGTTAACATATGGCATGTCGTCCGGCGCAAGGAGCGTGCACTTCTGAATGATTTATGCGCTATCCTGCTGTTCTGCACAGGCGGCGCAGCGGCCTATATGCTTGGCGGCGGTACAGTCGGCAAAGAACTGGCGGTTGTAGTTTTGGTGAATGCGGTCTATTTTGCCGGAACCGTTTTCTTCGTGAAATCCGTCTTCAGGGAACGGAAGAACAAGCGGTATTCGGTCTACTCGAGGGTATATCATCTTGCCGCGCTGGCCGTTCCGCCGATCCTCGGCTTACCCTGGCTCACTGCCGCGTTTCTGTTCCCGCTTAGCCGGAGTTTGCTGTATTCCGGAAAAGTCATCAAGCCGATGAAGGTGGGCATCATCGAGATTATAGGCTCCGTGCAATTTTTAGGCATCGGCATGATGGTCCTTTCATCGTAA
- a CDS encoding MFS transporter → MIKKVQLPLQTMNLVLGFMVWVIISALLPFIREDIAVPDGRVAILTAIPVVLGSVLRIPLGYYANVVGARVVFMFSFIALLFPVYLISTATTFTHLVIGGLFLGIGGAVFSVGVTSLPKYYAKEKLGLVNGIYGMGNLGTAVTTFATPVIATQIGWSRTVQLYLVLLLIFAGLNAFLGDRKEIKVRTPILEQIRGVYKNDKLWYFSLFYFITFGSFVAFTVYLPNFLVTHFELAKVDAGLRTAGFILLATLMRPIGGFLADKFKPLFLLMGVFIGLTGAAILLAFSPSIGLYTVGCLTIAVGAGLGNGIIFKLVPLYFNKQAGIVNGIVSMMGGLGGFFPPLMLSFIHSVTGQYAIGFMALSQVALASFIIVVWMYFQDKLSVSSKVFNSTGQGILVTDANGRIHAVNPAFTALTGYTEEEVIGRNPSILKSGRQSKAFYTGMWTEIAERGSWQGEIWNRRKNGEEYLELLTINAVKDETGDIIHYVGTFSDITAQAAAERAKAGTT, encoded by the coding sequence ATGATCAAAAAAGTGCAGCTGCCGCTGCAAACGATGAATCTGGTGCTCGGTTTTATGGTATGGGTGATCATATCCGCGCTGCTGCCGTTTATCCGCGAGGATATTGCGGTTCCGGACGGCCGCGTTGCCATCCTGACCGCCATCCCGGTGGTGCTGGGCTCCGTGCTGCGCATTCCGCTCGGCTATTATGCGAATGTCGTCGGGGCAAGAGTGGTATTCATGTTCAGCTTTATCGCGCTTTTATTTCCGGTATATCTGATCAGCACGGCCACCACGTTTACGCATCTTGTCATTGGAGGACTGTTTCTCGGCATCGGGGGCGCTGTGTTTTCCGTCGGCGTCACCTCGCTTCCGAAGTATTATGCCAAAGAAAAGCTTGGGCTGGTGAACGGCATTTACGGCATGGGGAACCTGGGCACGGCCGTGACGACATTTGCAACGCCGGTGATTGCCACGCAGATCGGCTGGTCGAGAACGGTGCAGCTGTATCTGGTCCTGCTGCTGATCTTCGCGGGATTGAACGCGTTCTTGGGCGACCGCAAGGAAATCAAGGTTCGGACGCCGATCTTGGAACAGATTCGAGGCGTGTACAAGAACGATAAGCTGTGGTATTTCTCGCTCTTTTATTTTATTACCTTCGGTTCATTTGTCGCCTTTACCGTCTACCTGCCGAACTTCTTGGTCACGCATTTCGAGCTCGCCAAGGTGGATGCCGGGCTGCGGACGGCAGGATTCATCCTGCTTGCTACATTGATGCGGCCCATCGGCGGCTTTCTCGCCGACAAATTCAAACCGCTGTTCCTGCTGATGGGCGTGTTTATCGGACTTACGGGCGCCGCGATCCTGTTGGCATTCTCCCCGTCGATCGGATTATATACCGTCGGTTGTCTAACGATTGCGGTCGGTGCCGGGCTGGGAAACGGAATCATCTTCAAGCTGGTTCCGCTGTATTTCAACAAGCAGGCCGGGATCGTAAACGGCATCGTGTCCATGATGGGAGGTCTCGGCGGTTTTTTTCCGCCGCTCATGCTGTCGTTCATCCATTCGGTTACAGGTCAGTACGCGATCGGATTCATGGCTTTGTCCCAAGTGGCCCTTGCCAGCTTCATCATTGTCGTCTGGATGTATTTCCAGGACAAACTCTCGGTTTCCTCGAAGGTGTTTAACTCGACCGGGCAAGGCATTCTGGTCACGGATGCCAATGGAAGAATCCATGCGGTCAATCCGGCATTCACTGCGCTGACCGGATATACCGAGGAAGAGGTGATCGGGAGAAATCCGAGCATCCTGAAATCCGGGCGGCAATCCAAGGCCTTCTATACCGGGATGTGGACGGAAATTGCAGAGCGGGGGAGCTGGCAAGGTGAAATTTGGAACCGCAGAAAGAACGGGGAAGAGTATCTCGAGCTGCTTACGATCAATGCCGTAAAGGACGAAACGGGGGACATTATTCATTATGTCGGCACATTCAGCGACATTACGGCACAAGCGGCAGCGGAACGAGCAAAGGCGGGGACAACATAA
- a CDS encoding response regulator transcription factor → MKIVIADDHAVVRSGFSMILNYQEDMEVVATAADGLEAYAMVAKHRPDVLLMDLSMPPGESGLIATGKISADYPGTKIIVLTMYDDEDYLFHVLKNGASGYVLKNAPDDELISAIRMVYAGGTYIHPQMATSLVREFIKKDSESPEQDPLSSLSQRELEILPLIAKGYGNKEIAEMLYVSVKTVEAHKAKIMEKLNLKSRPQLVEYALKKKLLDF, encoded by the coding sequence ATGAAGATTGTCATTGCCGACGACCATGCCGTCGTCCGCAGCGGGTTCTCGATGATTCTCAACTATCAGGAGGATATGGAGGTTGTAGCAACGGCTGCGGACGGACTGGAGGCATACGCGATGGTAGCCAAACATAGGCCGGATGTGCTGCTGATGGACCTGAGCATGCCCCCTGGCGAAAGCGGACTTATTGCTACCGGCAAAATCAGTGCCGATTATCCGGGCACCAAGATTATCGTGTTGACCATGTATGACGACGAGGATTATTTGTTTCATGTGTTGAAGAACGGAGCGTCCGGCTATGTGCTCAAGAACGCGCCGGATGATGAGCTGATCTCCGCCATACGGATGGTTTACGCCGGAGGCACGTACATTCATCCGCAGATGGCCACCTCCCTGGTGCGGGAATTTATCAAGAAGGACAGCGAAAGCCCCGAGCAAGATCCGCTCAGCAGTCTTTCGCAGCGGGAGCTCGAGATCTTGCCATTGATTGCCAAGGGATACGGGAATAAAGAGATTGCGGAGATGCTGTATGTGTCCGTGAAGACGGTTGAAGCGCACAAAGCTAAAATTATGGAGAAGCTCAACTTGAAGAGCCGGCCTCAGCTGGTTGAATATGCGCTTAAGAAGAAGCTGCTGGATTTCTGA
- a CDS encoding sensor histidine kinase — protein sequence MITMTGDRLSELLDKLYRKGTEAIFFMDQKGGVVGMNPAAERILEVDVIERIQSGIDDSFCQTCEGYTDEQELMSCARCYLDYPKGEFSSFQVYLRTRDEGVVPFAASYHTIDEEQGIRVLMLLDLTKQQKTQEMLQRNHMLKYVIKAQEDERKRISRELHDSVAQELLSSLVDLRVLKYMNVNDDVLNKIQQTEQSLTRLLDDIRHLSVELRPASLDDLGLEAAFRSHFKWMEKNYGLLVHFSAELAAARYSNEIETVVYRVCQEAVLNALKYSGLDEVHVRLWEENGVLQLTVRDEGVGFNMFINEAQGTGLGLYGMRERAELVGGQFTLASAVGAGTTVQLRIPLSQDVIQEGDRS from the coding sequence TTGATTACCATGACCGGAGATCGATTGAGCGAACTGCTCGATAAGCTGTACCGCAAGGGTACGGAAGCCATCTTCTTCATGGATCAAAAAGGCGGCGTTGTCGGCATGAATCCGGCTGCAGAGCGGATTCTGGAGGTCGATGTGATCGAGCGGATTCAGTCGGGGATTGACGATTCGTTCTGTCAAACCTGCGAGGGATACACGGATGAACAGGAGCTGATGTCCTGCGCCCGGTGCTATTTGGATTACCCTAAGGGAGAGTTCTCTTCCTTTCAAGTATACCTAAGGACAAGGGACGAGGGCGTCGTCCCGTTCGCGGCAAGCTATCATACGATCGACGAAGAACAAGGTATCCGGGTACTGATGCTGCTGGATCTTACCAAGCAGCAGAAGACGCAGGAAATGCTGCAGCGTAATCATATGCTGAAATATGTGATCAAAGCGCAGGAGGATGAACGCAAGCGGATTTCCCGCGAGCTGCATGACAGCGTCGCCCAGGAGCTTCTCAGCTCCTTGGTGGATTTGCGGGTGCTGAAATACATGAACGTTAACGATGATGTGCTCAACAAAATTCAGCAGACGGAGCAGTCCTTGACCCGGCTGCTGGATGATATCCGGCATTTATCGGTAGAGCTTCGTCCTGCATCGCTGGACGATCTGGGTCTCGAGGCTGCCTTTCGCTCGCATTTTAAATGGATGGAGAAGAATTATGGGCTGCTTGTGCATTTTTCCGCCGAGCTTGCGGCAGCCCGGTACAGCAACGAAATTGAAACCGTCGTTTACCGGGTTTGCCAGGAGGCCGTGCTGAATGCGCTGAAGTATTCCGGGCTGGATGAGGTTCATGTGCGGCTGTGGGAGGAGAATGGGGTCCTTCAGCTGACCGTGCGGGATGAAGGTGTCGGCTTTAATATGTTTATTAACGAGGCGCAAGGGACCGGGCTCGGATTGTACGGCATGCGGGAGCGGGCGGAGCTGGTCGGCGGGCAGTTCACGCTGGCTTCGGCGGTCGGCGCAGGGACAACGGTGCAGCTCCGTATACCGCTGTCTCAAGATGTAATCCAGGAGGGGGACCGTTCATGA
- a CDS encoding GAF domain-containing protein: protein MTVIEQSGYDYQLEIDRLRDRFQFDFVSLALVQPAEDRFVLTWQYASGNHNERFKRIVLHSGKGVAGIVFKTGKSMLIQNVNADIGARDLFNFPIIAAEKLKSLGALPLWVEARVMGVLLAGFREENRMNPAVFTDFREQLGATFGAFRIREVSQA from the coding sequence ATGACGGTAATAGAACAGTCTGGCTATGATTATCAGCTGGAAATCGATAGGCTGCGGGATCGGTTTCAATTCGATTTCGTGTCGCTAGCGCTCGTCCAGCCTGCCGAAGACCGGTTTGTGCTGACGTGGCAGTATGCTTCAGGCAATCACAATGAGCGGTTTAAACGGATCGTGCTCCATTCGGGCAAAGGCGTCGCCGGAATTGTGTTCAAGACCGGAAAATCGATGCTCATTCAAAACGTTAACGCCGATATTGGTGCACGCGACTTATTTAATTTTCCGATCATTGCCGCCGAGAAGCTCAAGAGTCTGGGGGCCCTTCCGCTGTGGGTGGAGGCCCGGGTAATGGGCGTTTTGCTGGCCGGGTTCCGGGAGGAGAACCGAATGAATCCGGCGGTTTTTACCGATTTCCGGGAGCAGCTCGGGGCGACGTTCGGAGCTTTTCGGATCAGGGAGGTGTCGCAGGCTTGA
- the narI gene encoding respiratory nitrate reductase subunit gamma has translation MNMMDQLLWVIVPYVCIVVFIVGHIYRYRTDQFNWTAKSSEFIEKKRLKAGSLMFHLGIIPVIGGHVAGLGIPQSWMEAVGVNEHLYHIGAVYVGGAFGMLTLAGMVLLTSRRFTLRSVRKLSTASDLIVNVLLLFIIIMGMYSTLVTNAVEPDFNYRETISVWFRQLFVLRPDASLMTEVPLSFKIHILAGLGIFALWPFTRLVHVWSVPLNYVGRRYILYRKHRKYES, from the coding sequence ATGAACATGATGGATCAGCTCTTGTGGGTCATTGTCCCTTATGTCTGCATCGTGGTCTTTATTGTCGGACATATCTACAGATACCGGACGGATCAGTTTAACTGGACGGCCAAATCCAGCGAGTTTATCGAGAAGAAGCGGCTGAAAGCAGGCAGCCTGATGTTCCATCTGGGCATCATCCCGGTCATCGGGGGACATGTCGCGGGACTCGGCATCCCCCAGTCCTGGATGGAGGCGGTCGGCGTTAATGAGCATTTGTACCATATCGGAGCGGTGTATGTCGGCGGCGCTTTCGGCATGCTGACATTGGCAGGCATGGTTCTGCTGACATCGCGCAGGTTTACGCTGCGAAGCGTGCGGAAGCTCAGCACGGCATCGGATCTGATCGTCAATGTGCTGCTGCTGTTCATCATTATTATGGGGATGTATAGTACGCTGGTTACGAATGCAGTGGAGCCGGATTTCAATTACCGGGAGACGATATCGGTATGGTTCCGCCAATTGTTCGTCCTTCGTCCGGATGCGTCACTAATGACAGAGGTGCCTTTGTCTTTCAAAATCCACATTCTGGCCGGGCTCGGTATTTTCGCTTTATGGCCGTTCACCCGTCTTGTCCATGTCTGGAGCGTTCCGTTGAATTATGTCGGAAGAAGATATATCCTTTATAGAAAGCACCGTAAATATGAATCGTAG
- the narJ gene encoding nitrate reductase molybdenum cofactor assembly chaperone — MIDLDKLLMQQPSFGFFARHLTYPDKLDFHPSLLEEAWDAGHPAYASIKRYWDSMHEFSLEQIEELYVQTFDFQKKTTLYMTYFKMEDSRERGQMLVRLKETYELFGLEIASSELSDYLPLMCEFLYAARWEGHRKEAKESLSLMLAVLEDGTYHLLKELDRLDSPYAGLIRALRDTLKMCTIQEAELG; from the coding sequence GTGATTGATCTTGATAAGCTCCTGATGCAGCAGCCGTCATTCGGCTTTTTTGCACGGCACCTCACCTATCCGGACAAACTGGACTTTCACCCTTCGCTCTTGGAGGAGGCCTGGGATGCGGGCCACCCGGCTTATGCTTCAATCAAGCGATATTGGGACAGCATGCATGAGTTCAGCTTGGAGCAGATTGAAGAATTGTATGTTCAGACGTTTGACTTTCAAAAAAAGACGACGCTGTACATGACCTATTTCAAGATGGAGGACAGCAGGGAGCGGGGGCAAATGCTTGTCCGGCTAAAGGAGACCTACGAGCTGTTCGGTCTGGAAATAGCCAGCTCCGAGCTCTCGGATTATCTGCCCCTGATGTGTGAATTTCTATATGCCGCCCGGTGGGAGGGGCACAGGAAGGAAGCGAAGGAGAGCCTGTCCCTTATGCTGGCGGTCTTGGAGGACGGAACGTATCATCTGTTGAAGGAGCTGGATCGGCTGGACAGCCCGTACGCCGGATTAATACGTGCGCTTCGCGACACGCTCAAAATGTGCACGATTCAGGAGGCGGAGCTCGGATGA